From a region of the Salvelinus namaycush isolate Seneca chromosome 40, SaNama_1.0, whole genome shotgun sequence genome:
- the lig4 gene encoding DNA ligase 4: MEGTSKGESAAPQSSVAAQVPFLHLCTTLEKIQKTKLRPDKSKFLRDFIDSWRKFHAALHKDNPTTTDSFYPAMRLIVPSFERERMAYGIKESMLAKLYIDVLGLPKNGPEANKLLNYRTPTTSQGEAGDFALMTYFVLKKRCTSQGNLTIREVNDFLDSVAINNAGKQKDLVKKSLLHLITQSTALEQKWLIRMILKDMKLGVSKETVLQVFHLDAAELYNFTTDLNKVCRQLHDPSVSLSEVSIGLFFAFKPMLAAMANMRQVEKQMGNSTFFIETKLDGERIQLHKDGDVYKYFTRNSFEYTQQFGASPLEGSLTPFIHNVFKPHVVKCILDGEMMAYNPTADTFMQKGSKFDIKRLVDDSELQTCFCVFDVLLVNDHKFGNETLKVRHDNLQTVFTPVKGRIHVVPKTEAKTMQEVVNALNEAIDNREEGIMVKDPSSVYKPDKRGEGWLKIKPEYVDGLMDELDLLIVGGYWGKGRRGGMMSHFLVAVAEAPKPGEKPSVFHTLCRIGSGYTMKELYDLGLKLAKHWKVYRKNDPPASILCGTERPEVYIDPCNSVIIQVKAAEIVSSDMYKTNCTLRFPRIEKIREDKEWHQCMTLAELDQFRNKASGKLFSRHLLINDNDGPEKKKRKSPAAAKPKKAVGVIDHFKSQDLSGVTKETDMFEDVEFCVMNGNEAHPKAELEKAVARCGGIVVQNPGPDTYCVIAAVENMRVKNLISSDQHDVVWAAWLLECLDRKQVVPWQPCHMIHMSPSTKEHFAKEYDCYGDSYFVDTDEQQLREVFGRIGRADTLTAQCIAKLEERYSWDDLPTSMFRPFRVYMDRYADIGDPKSIVPATCLDTRALEFRFHGGTVVQKLEEGVSHVIVVEETRVLALRTLRRLFTKKFKIVRESWVTESIKAGFLRNDNDYLV, from the coding sequence ATGGAGGGAACCTCAAAAGGCGAATCTGCTGCCCCCCAGAGCTCTGTTGCTGCTCAAGTTCCATTTCTTCACCTGTGCACCACTCTTGAAAAAATACAGAAGACCAAACTCCGACCAGACAAATCAAAGTTTCTCCGTGACTTCATAGACTCCTGGAGGAAGTTCCATGCGGCCCTCCACAAAGACAACCCTACCACCACAGACTCTTTCTACCCGGCCATGCGTCTCATAGTCCCCTCGTTCGAAAGGGAGCGTATGGCCTATGGCATTAAAGAGAGTATGTTAGCCAAGCTTTACATAGACGTCTTGGGTCTCCCCAAGAATGGACCAGAAGCCAACAAACTGTTGAATTACCGCACCCCCACCACATCTCAGGGGGAGGCGGGAGACTTCGCTCTTATGACCTACTTTGTGTTGAAGAAACGCTGCACAAGCCAGGGAAACCTCACCATCAGAGAAGTCAACGACTTTCTGGACTCGGTGGCCATCAACAATGCCGGTAAGCAGAAGGACCTGGTGAAGAAGAGCCTGCTGCACCTTATCACCCAGAGCACGGCACTGGAGCAGAAGTGGCTTATCCGCATGATCCTGAAGGACATGAAGCTGGGGGTCAGCAAAGAGACCGTGCTCCAGGTGTTCCACTTAGATGCGGCCGAGCTCTACAACTTCACCACAGACCTAAACAAGGTGTGCCGGCAGCTCCACGACCCATCTGTGTCCCTCAGCGAAGTGTCCATTGGCCTGTTCTTTGCCTTCAAACCTATGCTGGCCGCCATGGCCAACATGCGCCAGGTGGAGAAGCAGATGGGCAACAGCACCTTCTTCATAGAGACCAAGCTGGATGGAGAGCGCATCCAGCTGCACAAGGATGGCGACGTCTACAAGTACTTCACACGGAACTCCTTCGAGTACACCCAGCAGTTTGGTGCATCGCCGCTAGAGGGCTCCCTGACGCCTTTCATCCACAATGTCTTCAAGCCCCACGTAGTCAAATGCATCCTGGATGGGGAGATGATGGCGTACAACCCCACTGCCGACACCTTCATGCAAAAAGGAAGCAAGTTTGACATCAAGAGGCTAGTGGATGACTCCGAGCTGCAGACGTGCTTTTGCGTTTTCGATGTACTTCTTGTGAACGACCACAAGTTTGGCAACGAGACGTTGAAGGTGCGCCACGACAACCTTCAGACTGTCTTCACTCCTGTTAAAGGGAGGATACACGTGGTGCCGAAAACGGAGGCCAAAACTATGCAAGAGGTGGTGAACGCCCTCAACGAAGCCATTGACAACAGGGAAGAGGGCATCATGGTGAAAGATCCCTCATCCGTCTACAAGCCCGATAAGCGAGGTGAGGGCTGGCTCAAGATAAAGCCGGAGTACGTTGATGGCTTGATGGATGAGCTCGACCTGTTGATTGTCGGAGGCTACTGGGGAAAAGGAAGGCGAGGTGGCATGATGTCTCATTTCCTCGTCGCGGTGGCCGAAGCCCCGAagcctggagagaaaccctctgTCTTCCACACGCTCTGTCGCATCGGTTCCGGCTACACCATGAAGGAGCTGTATGACTTGGGGCTCAAGCTGGCCAAGCACTGGAAAGTCTACCGGAAGAACGACCCTCCTGCCTCTATTCTGTGTGGGACGGAGAGACCGGAAGTCTACATTGACCCGTGCAACTCGGTCATCATCCAGGTGAAGGCAGCAGAAATAGTCAGTAGTGACATGTACAAAACCAACTGCACGTTACGCTTCCCCAGGATCGAGAAGATCCGGGAGGACAAGGAGTGGCACCAGTGCATGACCCTAGCTGAGCTTGATCAGTTTCGCAACAAGGCGTCCGGGAAGTTGTTCTCGCGCCACCTCCTCATCAATGACAATGACGGGCCTGAAAAGAAGAAGCGCAAGTCGCCGGCAGCGGCCAAGCCCAAGAAAGCTGTCGGCGTCATCGACCACTTCAAGTCCCAGGACCTATCTGGCGTCACCAAGGAGACGGACATGTTCGAGGACGTGGAGTTCTGCGTGATGAATGGCAACGAGGCGCaccccaaggcggagctggagaaAGCAGTGGCCCGATGTGGCGGTATTGTAGTCCAGAACCCGGGACCGGACACCTACTGTGTGATCGCCGCTGTGGAGAACATGCGTGTGAAGAACCTTATCTCTTCAGACCAGCACGACGTGGTGTGGGCTGCCTGGCTGCTGGAGTGCCTAGACAGGAAGCAGGTGGTGCCATGGCAACCATGTCACATGATACACATGTCGCCCTCCACCAAGGAGCACTTTGCCAAGGAATACGACTGCTACGGAGACAGCTACTTCGTGGACACGGACGAGCAGCAGCTGAGGGAAGTCTTCGGTCGGATTGGCAGAGCGGACACTTTGACGGCACAGTGCATCGCTAAGTTGGAGGAACGCTACAGCTGGGACGACCTCCCCACTAGCATGTTCAGACCTTTCAGGGTCTACATGGACAGATACGCAGACATAGGAGACCCTAAAAGCATCGTACCAGCAACTTGTCTGGACACGCGGGCTCTGGAATTCCGCTTCCACGGAGGGACAGTAGTGCAGAAGCTCGAGGAAGGGGTCTCTCATGTCATAGTGGTGGAGGAAACAAGAGTGTTGGCTTTAAGAACCCTCAGACGACTCTTTACCAAAAAGTTTAAGATTGTTAGAGAGTCATGGGTAACAGAGTCTATCAAAGCAGGGTTTTTGCGGAATGACAATGACTACCTAGTGTGA